Proteins encoded within one genomic window of uncultured Draconibacterium sp.:
- the lptC gene encoding LPS export ABC transporter periplasmic protein LptC: protein MSRIAVPVLGTAILFFACKKNDIEKIKAFSSPENLPILEATNFETLSTDSGTVRFSLKAPKLLRFENEGKTFHEFPEGLLLIKYDENHKITSSIEADYAKEFIKEEKWEAKNNVIVTNEKGDSLKTEHLIWDEKNETIFTEEYVKIISADKIITGTGLTSDQNMQNWKIKNPKGVIYVAVENKNQPEHTDSNLERPKSEINDPVISTTPPKQAVNFN, encoded by the coding sequence ATGTCTCGTATTGCAGTTCCCGTGTTGGGAACTGCAATACTTTTCTTTGCGTGTAAGAAAAACGACATTGAGAAGATAAAAGCTTTTAGTTCCCCCGAAAACTTACCGATTTTAGAGGCAACAAATTTCGAAACACTCTCTACCGATTCAGGTACAGTTCGATTTTCGCTTAAAGCTCCAAAATTACTTCGCTTCGAAAACGAGGGCAAAACATTTCACGAGTTCCCCGAAGGTTTATTACTGATTAAATACGACGAAAACCACAAAATTACTTCGAGTATTGAAGCCGATTATGCTAAGGAGTTTATTAAAGAAGAAAAGTGGGAAGCCAAAAATAATGTGATCGTTACCAACGAAAAAGGCGACTCGCTAAAAACAGAACACCTGATCTGGGATGAAAAAAATGAAACGATCTTTACCGAAGAATATGTGAAGATTATTAGCGCTGACAAAATAATAACCGGAACAGGATTAACATCCGACCAGAATATGCAGAACTGGAAGATTAAAAATCCGAAAGGTGTTATTTATGTAGCGGTAGAGAATAAAAACCAGCCCGAACATACTGATAGCAATTTAGAACGACCAAAATCCGAAATTAACGACCCTGTTATTTCCACAACACCACCAAAACAAGCTGTAAACTTTAACTAG
- a CDS encoding hemolysin family protein, translating into MNPYLLILITIILSAFFSGMEIAFVSANKLRLELDKQSDPFISKLLKFLTRNGGQYIATMLVGNNIALVVYGIAFAAVLEPVLLNSIQSESLVLLLQTIISTFVILLLAEFLPKTLFRIFPNSLLNVFALPLAFFYVIFFPITRFSMGITNFLLRNIFNTEPGNEDKNKVFRRIDLDEFIKENDRTNAEHTELVETEIKLFKNALDFSKIKLREVMIPRTEIEMMETGASINDLRQKFVETGYSRILIYSESIDNIIGYVHSSMLFKNPQTIDPFIKNVLIVPETMPANKLLSTFIQEHRSIAIVVDEFGGTAGMVTSEDILEEIFGEIEDEHDVKDIVEKKISDTEFIFSARAEIDMLNEKYFLELPESEEFETLAGFILYNYESIPKVNSIIKIEKFQFKILKATNTKIELVKLKLLDD; encoded by the coding sequence ATGAACCCATATTTGCTGATTCTGATTACGATCATTCTCTCGGCCTTTTTTTCTGGAATGGAGATTGCTTTTGTTTCAGCGAATAAACTGCGCCTCGAGCTCGACAAACAATCCGATCCGTTTATCTCAAAATTATTGAAGTTTTTAACCCGAAATGGCGGTCAGTATATTGCTACTATGCTGGTTGGAAACAATATTGCGTTGGTAGTTTACGGTATAGCTTTTGCCGCTGTTTTAGAGCCGGTTTTACTCAATTCTATTCAGTCGGAATCATTGGTATTACTACTTCAAACAATAATCTCAACATTTGTGATTTTACTGTTGGCCGAGTTTTTACCAAAAACATTATTTCGCATTTTCCCCAATTCGTTGCTCAATGTTTTTGCTTTACCACTGGCTTTTTTTTACGTGATATTTTTCCCGATAACACGTTTCTCGATGGGCATTACCAACTTTCTGTTGCGAAATATTTTTAATACCGAACCCGGAAACGAAGACAAAAACAAGGTGTTTCGAAGAATTGATCTGGATGAGTTTATAAAGGAGAACGACAGAACAAATGCGGAGCATACCGAGTTGGTTGAAACCGAGATCAAGCTGTTTAAAAATGCACTCGACTTTTCGAAAATAAAGTTGCGCGAGGTAATGATTCCGCGTACCGAAATTGAAATGATGGAAACCGGTGCCTCGATTAACGATCTGCGGCAGAAATTCGTGGAAACCGGTTATTCACGTATTCTCATTTACAGCGAAAGCATCGACAATATAATTGGGTATGTACATTCGTCAATGTTGTTTAAAAATCCGCAAACCATCGATCCGTTTATAAAAAATGTACTGATTGTGCCCGAAACCATGCCGGCAAATAAATTGCTGAGTACTTTTATTCAGGAGCACCGTAGCATTGCAATTGTTGTTGACGAATTTGGCGGAACTGCCGGAATGGTGACCAGCGAAGATATTCTGGAAGAAATTTTTGGTGAAATTGAAGACGAGCACGACGTAAAAGATATTGTTGAGAAGAAAATAAGCGACACCGAGTTTATTTTTTCAGCACGTGCCGAGATTGACATGCTGAATGAAAAATATTTTCTCGAACTTCCCGAGAGTGAAGAGTTTGAAACACTTGCCGGATTTATTCTTTACAACTACGAGAGTATTCCGAAAGTGAACTCGATTATAAAAATCGAAAAATTTCAGTTTAAAATCCTAAAGGCTACCAATACTAAAATCGAATTGGTAAAACTCAAGCTTCTGGACGATTAA
- a CDS encoding SurA N-terminal domain-containing protein, with translation MATLQNIRTKAGLLVAIVIGLSLAAFILGDLLQGGSSMFQRNRLEVGVIDGESIQYPEFQQEVEELGEIFKQNYGQNQLDDNTWAQVREQAWQRKIAEIVMGEAYEDLGIEVSSDELFDMLQGSNPHQIVRQIFSNPQTGQFDRTAVVRFLKSMETGAVSPEDRASWLNIEQQIVEERTQGKYTNMVAKGMYVTSEQAEASATAGNKSVNFDYIALPHSTVADDEVTVTETDLRDYYNAHKEDYETEASRRIEYITYPVEPSEKDFADAEEWITDIKSDFEETENTIQFVDTNSDISFNDVWDKKDDLPEAVGTWIYDEGAEVGSVYGPYKEAETFTLVKLYKSEMMPDSVEARHILLQVTTQAELIAAQQLADSLKTMIENGADFAELARANSSDQGSAINGGDLGWFQRGQMVKPFENAAFSNTTDSVTIVASQFGLHLVQTTKRGKLTRQVQVAYLTRNVEPSTRTYQNVYAKASQFVGENPTAEAFNTAVSEQGLTKRVANVGENDRTIVGLEDARPLVRAAYDAEVNNILTNNQDSRIFELGDNFVIAILASETAKGIAPFDNVKARVELAVTKEKKAELLVEKAKAALNDNADLAGAAATLDTEVQTANAINFNSFSVPGIGLEPAVIGTVGALNVDEVSGPIAGNNGVYVVMPTSVNEGVGVDVAAEKMRLAQTNNYRVGSEVFNVFRNSVEIEDKRAKFY, from the coding sequence ATGGCAACGTTACAAAACATTAGAACGAAAGCAGGATTGTTGGTAGCAATTGTAATCGGTTTATCATTGGCAGCGTTCATCCTTGGCGATTTGTTACAAGGAGGTTCGTCGATGTTTCAGAGAAACCGCTTAGAAGTTGGAGTAATTGATGGTGAGTCAATTCAATATCCTGAATTTCAGCAAGAGGTTGAAGAATTAGGGGAGATTTTCAAACAAAACTACGGGCAAAATCAATTAGATGATAATACCTGGGCACAAGTACGCGAGCAAGCCTGGCAACGGAAAATTGCCGAGATTGTAATGGGCGAAGCTTACGAAGATCTTGGAATTGAAGTGAGTTCAGACGAATTATTCGATATGCTCCAGGGATCAAACCCACACCAAATTGTTCGCCAGATATTTAGCAACCCGCAAACCGGTCAGTTCGATCGCACTGCAGTGGTTCGTTTTCTTAAAAGTATGGAAACCGGAGCTGTATCACCTGAAGACCGTGCATCATGGTTAAACATCGAGCAGCAAATTGTAGAAGAACGCACACAGGGGAAATACACCAATATGGTAGCAAAAGGTATGTACGTTACCAGCGAACAGGCTGAAGCCAGTGCAACTGCCGGAAACAAATCGGTTAATTTCGATTACATTGCTTTGCCACACAGTACTGTTGCCGACGATGAGGTTACCGTTACCGAAACAGACCTGAGAGATTACTACAACGCTCATAAAGAAGATTACGAAACGGAAGCCAGCAGAAGAATTGAATACATCACTTACCCGGTAGAACCATCGGAAAAAGATTTTGCTGATGCTGAAGAGTGGATCACTGATATTAAATCTGATTTTGAAGAAACTGAAAACACCATTCAGTTTGTTGATACTAATTCAGACATTAGCTTTAACGATGTTTGGGACAAAAAAGACGACTTACCGGAAGCTGTTGGTACCTGGATTTACGACGAAGGTGCTGAAGTTGGTTCTGTTTATGGTCCGTACAAAGAGGCTGAAACATTTACTTTGGTAAAATTGTACAAATCGGAAATGATGCCTGACTCGGTTGAGGCTCGTCATATTTTGTTGCAGGTAACTACTCAAGCCGAATTGATTGCTGCACAGCAATTGGCCGACAGCTTGAAGACAATGATTGAAAACGGAGCTGATTTTGCCGAACTGGCACGTGCTAATTCGTCCGATCAGGGTTCTGCAATCAACGGTGGAGATTTAGGTTGGTTCCAGCGTGGTCAAATGGTTAAGCCATTCGAGAATGCAGCATTTAGCAACACTACTGACAGTGTTACAATTGTTGCATCGCAATTCGGACTTCACCTGGTACAAACTACCAAACGCGGAAAACTTACCCGTCAGGTACAGGTAGCTTACCTTACCCGCAACGTTGAGCCAAGTACAAGAACTTACCAAAATGTATACGCAAAAGCAAGTCAGTTTGTAGGTGAAAATCCAACTGCCGAAGCATTCAATACCGCAGTAAGCGAACAAGGTCTTACAAAACGTGTAGCAAATGTTGGCGAGAATGATCGTACAATTGTTGGTTTGGAAGATGCTCGTCCGTTGGTAAGAGCTGCTTACGATGCAGAGGTTAACAATATTTTGACCAACAACCAGGATTCGCGTATTTTCGAACTGGGCGACAATTTTGTAATTGCCATTTTAGCCAGTGAAACTGCAAAAGGAATTGCTCCCTTTGATAATGTAAAAGCACGTGTTGAGTTAGCAGTTACAAAAGAGAAAAAAGCCGAATTGTTGGTAGAGAAAGCAAAAGCTGCCTTAAACGACAATGCTGATTTAGCCGGCGCTGCTGCCACTCTTGATACTGAGGTTCAAACGGCAAACGCAATTAACTTTAACTCATTCTCGGTTCCCGGAATCGGTTTAGAGCCTGCAGTAATTGGTACAGTTGGCGCGCTTAATGTTGACGAAGTATCGGGACCAATTGCAGGAAACAACGGTGTTTACGTTGTAATGCCAACTTCGGTTAACGAAGGTGTTGGTGTTGATGTAGCCGCTGAGAAAATGCGTTTGGCACAAACAAATAATTACCGCGTTGGTTCGGAAGTATTTAATGTATTCCGTAATTCGGTAGAAATTGAAGACAAAAGAGCGAAATTCTATTAG
- a CDS encoding cytidylate kinase family protein — protein sequence MVKNKLLIRIITFGIGLFVMAFGVALSVKADLGVSPISCIPYVYSIKMPYTLGQLTIVFNIFLMLLQMVVLRKNYRLIQLVQLPVVFAFGMFIDLAMNILSFLTAENYALKAFWCLLSCVVIAFGVFLEVKAKITYLPGEGLAMAIADTFKKEFGKSKIGVDSAMVVLGIISSFAFLHQLLGIREGTVVAAILVGFIAKFYSRKLQFVDGWLNIKEPAEARVEEVDERTAENLVITISREYGSGGHEIGKRLAERLGIAFYDKNLIALTAEQSGFTSEYISQNEQKLAHSLLFELYEQNYAYVNEKQPPLDSLFLVQSKIIRDIAQKESCVIVGRCANFVLKENPKCFNVFIHADKEYRKKKITEEYGVHADVTDHELEKTDRERGNYCLHFTGKNWRDAANYDLTINSSKVDTNAIIDSIMDSIKQREKLL from the coding sequence ATGGTAAAAAATAAACTCTTAATCCGAATCATTACATTCGGTATTGGCCTTTTTGTAATGGCCTTCGGTGTTGCCTTGTCGGTAAAAGCCGATTTGGGCGTATCACCAATTTCTTGTATCCCCTACGTTTACAGTATTAAAATGCCTTATACCCTGGGACAGTTAACCATTGTTTTTAATATATTTCTCATGCTGCTTCAAATGGTTGTTTTGCGTAAAAACTACCGTTTAATACAGCTTGTTCAGTTGCCTGTTGTTTTTGCCTTTGGTATGTTTATCGATTTAGCTATGAACATACTTTCGTTTTTAACTGCCGAAAATTACGCTTTAAAGGCATTTTGGTGTTTGCTTAGCTGTGTGGTAATTGCCTTTGGTGTTTTTCTTGAGGTGAAAGCAAAAATTACCTACCTGCCGGGCGAAGGTTTGGCAATGGCTATTGCCGATACTTTTAAGAAGGAATTCGGGAAATCAAAAATCGGAGTCGATAGTGCAATGGTTGTTCTCGGAATTATAAGTTCTTTCGCTTTTTTGCATCAGTTGCTCGGAATTCGAGAGGGGACTGTTGTAGCTGCTATTTTGGTAGGATTTATTGCAAAATTCTACAGCCGGAAACTGCAGTTTGTTGATGGCTGGTTAAACATAAAAGAGCCTGCAGAAGCGCGTGTTGAAGAAGTGGACGAGCGCACAGCCGAAAACCTCGTTATTACGATTTCGCGCGAATACGGCAGTGGCGGACACGAAATTGGAAAACGATTGGCAGAGCGGCTTGGAATTGCGTTTTACGATAAAAATCTGATTGCCCTCACTGCCGAACAAAGTGGTTTTACCAGCGAATACATCAGCCAGAACGAGCAGAAATTAGCTCACTCGCTGTTGTTCGAATTGTACGAGCAGAATTACGCCTACGTAAACGAGAAACAGCCGCCGCTCGATAGCTTATTCCTGGTGCAGAGTAAAATTATTCGCGATATTGCCCAAAAGGAATCGTGTGTAATTGTCGGGCGTTGTGCCAACTTTGTGTTAAAAGAAAATCCGAAGTGTTTTAACGTTTTTATTCATGCTGATAAGGAGTACCGGAAGAAAAAAATTACGGAAGAATACGGTGTACATGCTGATGTTACCGACCACGAATTGGAGAAAACCGATCGCGAACGCGGCAATTACTGTTTACATTTTACCGGAAAGAACTGGCGCGATGCTGCCAATTACGATCTAACGATAAACAGTTCGAAGGTGGATACAAACGCCATAATTGATTCGATTATGGATAGCATTAAACAAAGAGAGAAGCTTTTATAG
- a CDS encoding VOC family protein, with amino-acid sequence MEPIIDHIAITVKDLNIAEPFYDKLMPVLGFSLDHKFKGSVAEHEMEVIEYCHPLLLLSISCPRKVFKNDTIHRRKPGALHHLAFKAKSRDEVDILYQEIKQIGAEIVDKPKFYPQHGESYYALFFKDLEGIKYEIVYEEGREKLFLK; translated from the coding sequence ATGGAGCCAATTATTGACCACATAGCAATAACAGTAAAAGATTTAAATATTGCAGAACCCTTTTACGACAAACTAATGCCTGTTTTAGGATTCAGTCTTGACCATAAATTTAAAGGTTCGGTAGCTGAACATGAAATGGAGGTCATTGAGTATTGTCACCCATTATTATTGCTTTCTATTAGCTGTCCAAGAAAAGTTTTTAAAAATGACACAATTCACCGTAGAAAGCCGGGTGCGTTACATCACCTTGCTTTTAAAGCAAAGTCTCGCGATGAAGTTGATATTCTCTATCAGGAGATAAAACAAATAGGGGCAGAAATTGTAGACAAACCAAAATTTTACCCACAACATGGAGAAAGCTATTATGCCCTTTTCTTTAAAGACTTGGAAGGAATAAAATATGAAATTGTTTATGAAGAAGGGAGAGAAAAATTATTTTTAAAATAG
- a CDS encoding IS5 family transposase has protein sequence MCPYLKFGNSKNNAKVRDYQVLEAILYRLKTGCQWRQLPMKQFFRCKYNWQSVYFHYQKWCKDGSWDEMWQNILNKYKHLLDLSSIQLDGTHTPTKRGGEAVAYQGRKKAKTSNMLILTDSQGIPLTCSDPIDGNHNDAYNLVPTAKKMIAVLENSGIHTDGLFLNADSGFDTGEFRRYCSETKIIGNIDQNKRNGINREYLFDDLLYKCRFVVERTNAWLDAFKAILVRFETNAIHWKALNLIAFTVILLRKL, from the coding sequence ATTTGTCCCTACTTAAAATTTGGGAATTCAAAGAATAATGCAAAAGTAAGAGATTATCAGGTGCTTGAAGCAATACTATATCGATTAAAAACAGGGTGTCAATGGAGGCAATTACCTATGAAACAATTCTTCCGTTGCAAATACAACTGGCAAAGTGTGTATTTCCACTATCAAAAATGGTGCAAGGACGGAAGCTGGGATGAGATGTGGCAAAACATCCTGAACAAATACAAACACTTGCTGGACTTGTCAAGTATCCAGCTCGATGGTACACATACTCCAACTAAACGTGGAGGAGAAGCAGTTGCCTATCAGGGGAGGAAAAAAGCAAAAACAAGTAATATGCTGATTTTAACGGACAGCCAAGGCATCCCTCTAACTTGTAGCGACCCTATTGACGGGAACCACAATGATGCATACAACCTGGTTCCAACGGCAAAGAAAATGATTGCCGTTCTGGAAAACTCAGGGATACACACCGATGGATTGTTCTTAAATGCTGACTCTGGCTTCGATACAGGAGAGTTCCGCCGTTATTGTTCGGAAACAAAAATTATTGGCAATATTGATCAAAACAAACGCAATGGGATAAATCGTGAATACTTATTCGACGACTTACTGTATAAATGCAGATTTGTTGTGGAACGCACTAACGCATGGCTTGATGCATTTAAAGCAATCTTAGTACGGTTTGAAACAAATGCTATACATTGGAAAGCACTGAATTTAATAGCATTTACCGTGATTTTACTGCGGAAACTTTAA
- a CDS encoding MarC family protein, translating to MNEFARSILLLLVLLNPFLVIVYLIDIVQKLDNKQFRRVLFRAGLISCVAFCSFAVVGDRIFSDVFQVRFASFQLFGGIVFLLIGLQFVFRGPTAIEILRGESKHIAGAIAMPVLIGPGTISASVVIGKRNDILVSCAAIVVAVMLCILVLVILKFLHDVIRQKREELIERYFDLAGRITALFVGSVAIEMIMAGVKSWLNLHWS from the coding sequence ATGAATGAATTTGCAAGATCGATACTGTTATTACTCGTTTTATTAAACCCGTTTTTGGTTATCGTTTATTTGATCGACATCGTTCAAAAGCTCGATAATAAGCAGTTTCGGCGGGTGTTATTTCGTGCCGGACTTATTTCGTGTGTGGCTTTCTGTAGTTTCGCAGTCGTAGGCGATCGGATTTTCTCCGATGTATTTCAAGTTCGTTTTGCCTCGTTTCAGTTGTTTGGTGGTATCGTTTTCCTGCTCATCGGTCTTCAGTTTGTTTTCCGCGGGCCAACAGCTATCGAGATCTTACGTGGCGAATCGAAACACATTGCCGGAGCCATTGCCATGCCGGTTTTAATCGGCCCGGGAACTATTAGCGCCAGTGTGGTTATTGGTAAACGTAACGATATTCTGGTATCGTGTGCTGCCATTGTTGTGGCGGTTATGCTTTGTATTCTCGTTTTGGTTATTTTAAAATTTCTGCACGATGTAATTCGCCAAAAACGCGAAGAACTAATTGAACGTTACTTCGATTTGGCCGGACGTATTACTGCCCTGTTTGTTGGTTCGGTAGCCATTGAAATGATTATGGCTGGTGTAAAATCGTGGCTGAATTTGCACTGGAGTTAG
- a CDS encoding FKBP-type peptidyl-prolyl cis-trans isomerase has product MARREKKARSKGSAGNNRKSGEEFLQNNKQKTGVLETPSGLQYLIVEEKQGSKPGLFDTIKIHQRALLLDGKILEDTYRQNQPDEVKIEELIEGLQEGLPMMSVGSRYKFWVPADLAWGRKGTGNKIPPNAVLSFDIRLVEIC; this is encoded by the coding sequence ATGGCACGCAGAGAGAAAAAAGCACGTAGTAAAGGATCGGCAGGAAACAACCGGAAATCGGGAGAAGAATTCTTGCAAAACAACAAACAAAAAACCGGCGTTTTAGAAACCCCCAGTGGTTTGCAATATTTAATTGTAGAGGAAAAGCAGGGATCAAAACCCGGACTTTTTGATACGATTAAGATACATCAGCGCGCCTTACTGCTCGACGGGAAAATACTGGAAGATACTTACCGCCAAAACCAGCCCGACGAAGTTAAAATAGAAGAACTTATCGAGGGACTGCAGGAAGGTTTACCTATGATGAGCGTGGGCAGCCGTTATAAATTCTGGGTGCCTGCCGACCTGGCCTGGGGACGAAAAGGAACGGGTAATAAAATTCCGCCAAATGCAGTTTTGAGTTTCGATATTCGTTTGGTGGAGATCTGCTAA
- a CDS encoding class I SAM-dependent methyltransferase, whose protein sequence is MEQLHQFFQDKTVNTLLDLGTGTGSFISVLKETFRNTMFTGIDPDKASLEEAAKVHPDVQFNTMTGEQLDFPNSSFDAASISMVMHHLPDVQQTFSEMKRIVEPGGWLIINELFSDNLNPAQEVHKSMHHFRSTVDRLNGVCHNETFTRAEILEQIEKAGLEICIAFNQEKDRVEPTPEEISERKDKLTEMLDQIKDRPEYHEMKKQIPEIEKALKQHGFQMATRVVVIAKVLKN, encoded by the coding sequence ATGGAACAATTACACCAATTTTTTCAAGACAAAACGGTAAACACGCTTTTGGATCTTGGAACAGGAACCGGAAGTTTTATTTCAGTTTTAAAGGAAACGTTCAGGAATACCATGTTCACCGGCATCGATCCGGATAAAGCATCGCTTGAAGAGGCGGCAAAGGTACATCCTGATGTGCAATTTAACACCATGACCGGCGAGCAGTTAGATTTTCCGAACTCCTCTTTCGACGCTGCAAGTATTTCAATGGTGATGCACCATTTGCCCGATGTTCAGCAAACTTTCAGTGAAATGAAACGCATTGTAGAACCTGGTGGCTGGCTTATTATAAACGAACTATTTAGCGATAACCTGAATCCTGCACAAGAAGTGCACAAAAGCATGCATCATTTCAGAAGTACGGTTGATCGCCTGAATGGTGTTTGCCACAATGAAACGTTTACCCGCGCCGAAATTCTGGAGCAGATTGAAAAAGCGGGGTTGGAAATTTGCATCGCTTTTAACCAGGAAAAAGATCGTGTAGAACCAACTCCTGAGGAAATTTCTGAACGAAAAGACAAACTAACGGAAATGCTCGATCAGATTAAAGACAGGCCAGAATACCACGAAATGAAAAAACAAATTCCGGAAATTGAAAAAGCCTTGAAACAACATGGATTTCAGATGGCAACACGGGTGGTTGTTATTGCGAAAGTATTAAAAAATTGA
- a CDS encoding sulfite exporter TauE/SafE family protein: MLELDFSTLQWILFAACGMLIGMSKVGVPGISMLVVPTLALIFGGKASTGILLPMLMMADIFGVGYYHRHAEWKYLWKLLPWAFVGIGIALWVGEVVNDTWFKNIIAILVFLCIGLMLWRDRKKGQNLFPDTWWFSAMMGVLGGFATMIGNVAGPIFAIYLLAMHLPKNSFIGTGAWFFLIVNFSKFPLHIFVWKTINWNTLTLDLMLLPAIALGAFAGIKLVQKISDKLYRTAVIIVTALSAFLLLI; encoded by the coding sequence ATGCTCGAACTTGACTTCTCTACTCTTCAATGGATATTATTTGCAGCATGCGGCATGCTGATTGGCATGTCGAAAGTAGGCGTTCCCGGCATTTCAATGCTGGTAGTTCCAACACTCGCACTAATTTTTGGAGGAAAAGCCTCCACCGGAATTTTACTACCAATGTTAATGATGGCCGATATTTTTGGCGTTGGCTATTATCACCGTCATGCCGAATGGAAATACCTGTGGAAACTGCTGCCCTGGGCTTTTGTAGGAATTGGCATTGCCCTCTGGGTTGGCGAAGTGGTAAACGATACCTGGTTTAAGAATATAATCGCCATTTTGGTTTTTCTGTGTATTGGCCTAATGCTATGGCGCGACCGCAAAAAAGGACAAAACCTTTTCCCCGACACCTGGTGGTTCTCTGCAATGATGGGTGTTTTGGGAGGTTTCGCCACGATGATCGGAAATGTGGCCGGCCCCATTTTTGCCATTTACCTGCTGGCCATGCACTTACCCAAAAACAGCTTCATTGGCACAGGAGCCTGGTTTTTCCTTATCGTTAATTTCTCGAAATTTCCCTTGCATATTTTCGTTTGGAAAACCATCAACTGGAATACGCTCACACTTGACCTGATGCTTTTACCGGCCATTGCACTCGGTGCTTTTGCAGGAATTAAACTTGTACAGAAAATATCGGACAAACTATACCGAACCGCCGTAATAATCGTAACAGCCCTGTCGGCATTTTTACTTTTAATCTAA
- a CDS encoding DUF1232 domain-containing protein has protein sequence MYDKYSKYFSEQSLWDKLKNFGKAAGAKVVYAVMLLYYTFEDNSVGLKTKLSIAAALGYFILPTDAIVDLTPIIGFSDDLGVLLFTLSAVAGSITPEIKAKAREKLHEWFGTIDPTELQDIDKKTF, from the coding sequence ATGTACGACAAGTATTCAAAATATTTCTCCGAACAATCTTTGTGGGACAAGCTCAAGAACTTTGGCAAAGCAGCGGGAGCAAAAGTAGTTTATGCTGTTATGTTATTGTACTACACTTTCGAAGACAATAGTGTTGGCTTAAAAACCAAACTCAGCATTGCTGCCGCATTGGGCTATTTTATTCTTCCCACCGATGCCATTGTTGACCTGACACCAATAATTGGCTTTAGCGACGATCTGGGCGTATTACTATTTACCTTGTCGGCAGTGGCAGGCAGTATTACCCCTGAAATTAAAGCCAAAGCACGCGAAAAACTTCACGAGTGGTTTGGCACAATCGATCCCACAGAACTTCAAGACATTGATAAAAAGACTTTTTAA
- the dusB gene encoding tRNA dihydrouridine synthase DusB, with protein sequence MMKIGNIELEGTPLFLAPMEDVTYKSFRMMCKKFGADVMYTEFVSSEALVRDVEKAKQKMHLFEFDRPVAIQIYGHNIDSMVRAAQVAEEFEPDFIDINYGCPMKKIVRHGAGSALLKDVDKMQKMTAEIVKAVKTPVTAKTRLGWSAGNLPIVDVAERLQDAGIQALAIHGRTREQLYTGEADWTLIGEVKNNPKIQIPIIGNGDINSGKKAKQLLDATGVDSLMIGRGAIGRPWLFREVKHYLQTGEELPQPTVSEVTEILKEQLRLNLEWRDNERSGILMMRRHFAKYFPGLPNFRELKIQLLRAETNDEVHAILEKITEQYGALQLDFSTASLK encoded by the coding sequence ATGATGAAGATTGGAAACATAGAGCTGGAGGGCACTCCCCTATTTCTGGCACCGATGGAAGATGTCACCTACAAATCGTTTAGGATGATGTGTAAAAAATTTGGCGCCGATGTAATGTACACCGAGTTTGTATCGTCGGAGGCACTGGTGCGCGATGTGGAAAAAGCCAAACAAAAAATGCACTTGTTTGAATTCGACCGCCCGGTGGCCATTCAGATTTACGGACACAACATCGATTCTATGGTGCGTGCAGCTCAGGTAGCCGAAGAATTTGAACCCGATTTTATCGACATCAATTACGGTTGCCCCATGAAAAAGATTGTGCGCCACGGTGCCGGTTCTGCCCTATTAAAAGACGTGGACAAAATGCAGAAAATGACAGCCGAAATCGTGAAGGCCGTAAAAACTCCGGTAACTGCAAAAACACGATTGGGCTGGTCGGCCGGAAACCTACCAATTGTTGATGTCGCCGAACGTTTGCAAGATGCAGGAATTCAGGCGCTGGCCATTCACGGTCGTACACGCGAACAATTGTACACCGGGGAAGCCGACTGGACATTGATAGGAGAAGTTAAAAACAATCCTAAAATTCAGATCCCGATTATTGGTAACGGAGACATAAACAGCGGCAAAAAAGCCAAACAATTGCTTGATGCAACGGGTGTTGATTCTTTGATGATCGGGCGCGGAGCAATCGGCAGACCGTGGCTGTTTCGCGAGGTAAAACACTACCTGCAAACAGGGGAAGAACTCCCACAACCTACCGTTAGTGAGGTAACAGAAATATTAAAAGAGCAGCTCCGGTTAAACCTCGAGTGGCGCGACAATGAACGCTCCGGCATTTTAATGATGCGCCGTCATTTTGCCAAATATTTCCCCGGATTACCAAATTTCCGGGAACTTAAAATCCAACTGCTGCGTGCCGAAACAAACGACGAGGTGCACGCAATTCTTGAAAAGATTACCGAGCAATACGGTGCACTTCAGCTCGATTTTTCAACTGCCAGCCTAAAATAG